A single region of the Ctenopharyngodon idella isolate HZGC_01 chromosome 21, HZGC01, whole genome shotgun sequence genome encodes:
- the LOC127504278 gene encoding vitelline membrane outer layer protein 1-like isoform X1: MVTAVAMRHFFSMFLLLAIIGLHVSVQSTGRRSERSTHRKYKSVLTVSNGMYWGSWGDQDMCPSGMYAAGFSLRVEKHSPGHQFDDTSLNGIRLHCVYPSRVSSGAYVVSNAGHWGQWTDIKWCPSGFLKAFQLRVESAQGSGDDTAANNIRFSCSDGVVLKGESTAWGDWGDWSSACDGRGICGIKTRVEEPQGNGDDTALNDAQMYCCD, encoded by the exons ATG GTCACTGCTGTAGCAATGCGTCACTTCTTTTCCATGTTTTTACTGCTAGCCATTATTGGGCTGCATGTGAGCGTTCAGTCCACAGGAAGACGTTCTGAGCGGAGCACACACCGAAAATACAAATCAGTGTTGACCGTGTCTAACGGAATGTACTGGGGGTCGTGGGGGGATCAGGACATGTGTCCAAGTGGAATGTATGCCGCAGGGTTCAGTTTGAGG gtGGAAAAACATTCCCCTGGTCATCAGTTTGACGATACATCACTCAATGGGATTCGTCTTCACTGTGTATATCCGTCCAGAGTATCATCAGGCGCATATGTTGTGTCCAACGCAGGACA CTGGGGTCAGTGGACAGATATCAAGTGGTGTCCTTCTGGATTCTTAAAAGCTTTCCAGCTGAGAGTCGAATCTGCCCAAGGAAGTGGTGATGATACTGCTGCAAACAACATCAG GttcagctgcagtgatggtGTTGTGCTGAAGGGTGAAAGCACAGCCTGGGGTGATTGGGGCGACTGGAGCTCAGCGTGTGATGGAAGAGGAATCTGCGGTATCAAGACACGGGTAGAAGAGCCACAGGGAAATGGAGATGACACCGCTCTCAATGACGCGCAAATGTACTGCTGTGATTAA